The following proteins are encoded in a genomic region of Devosia lucknowensis:
- a CDS encoding leucyl aminopeptidase family protein, protein MSSSSPTPIHFLADGGLDGSSISEAHLGWARANGFTGQRGRLLALPGERGALDGYLFGTGKPAGRSPFLAGLAATALPAGNYSLAGDLGDPTLASIGFRLGAYRFDRYRDGQTVPTLVLPEAADEAEVDRQVEAAVLARDLINTPANDLGPDALESAVRDFARRHGMSITVTAGDDLLSANFPMIHAVGRASAQAPRLIDLAWGNASHPKVTLVGKGVTFDTGGLDIKSAAGMLMMKKDMGGAANILGLAHTIMSASLPVRLRVLLPVVENAIAGNAFRPGDVLRSRAGITVEIGNTDAEGRLILADALTLADEENPDLLIDMATLTGAARVALGPDLPALYSTDDAVSAGLVTAGLAAEDPLWPMPLWHNYDAQMSSKIADVNNAGSGGYAGSVTAALFLRRFVKNAGAWVHLDIFGWAPEARPGRPVGATDQGIRAVYGLLRQRYRG, encoded by the coding sequence ATGTCGTCTTCGTCTCCCACTCCCATCCATTTCCTGGCTGATGGCGGGCTCGATGGCTCAAGCATTTCCGAGGCGCATCTGGGCTGGGCACGCGCCAATGGCTTTACGGGTCAACGCGGACGCCTGCTGGCGTTGCCGGGCGAGCGGGGCGCGCTCGATGGCTATCTTTTCGGAACGGGCAAACCCGCTGGTCGCTCTCCTTTTTTGGCGGGTCTTGCCGCAACCGCTCTGCCAGCAGGCAACTATAGCCTCGCCGGCGATCTGGGCGATCCGACCTTGGCTTCCATCGGATTTCGCCTCGGCGCCTATCGCTTTGATCGCTACCGCGACGGCCAGACGGTGCCCACGCTGGTGTTGCCTGAAGCGGCAGACGAAGCTGAAGTCGACCGTCAGGTCGAAGCCGCAGTGCTGGCGCGTGATCTCATCAACACGCCGGCAAATGACCTCGGCCCCGACGCGCTGGAATCGGCGGTGCGCGACTTTGCCCGGCGCCACGGCATGTCCATCACCGTGACCGCTGGCGACGATCTACTCAGCGCCAACTTCCCAATGATCCATGCCGTAGGTCGGGCCAGCGCCCAGGCACCGCGCCTCATCGATCTCGCCTGGGGGAATGCAAGCCACCCCAAGGTCACTCTCGTTGGCAAGGGCGTGACGTTCGATACCGGTGGTCTCGACATCAAATCCGCCGCCGGCATGCTGATGATGAAAAAGGATATGGGCGGCGCCGCCAACATTCTGGGGCTTGCGCACACGATCATGTCCGCCAGTTTGCCCGTCCGCCTGCGCGTGCTGCTCCCGGTGGTCGAGAACGCCATTGCCGGGAATGCCTTCCGTCCGGGCGACGTGTTGCGCTCCCGTGCCGGAATCACGGTCGAGATCGGCAATACCGACGCCGAGGGCCGGCTCATCCTCGCCGATGCGCTGACGCTCGCCGACGAGGAAAACCCCGACCTGCTGATCGACATGGCGACCCTGACAGGCGCTGCACGCGTAGCCTTGGGTCCTGATCTTCCGGCGCTCTATTCGACGGATGACGCCGTTTCAGCCGGCCTCGTCACCGCTGGTCTCGCCGCCGAGGATCCGCTCTGGCCCATGCCGCTCTGGCACAATTACGACGCGCAGATGTCGTCCAAGATCGCCGACGTCAACAATGCCGGCTCCGGCGGCTATGCAGGCTCGGTGACGGCGGCACTGTTCCTGCGCCGCTTCGTCAAGAACGCTGGCGCCTGGGTGCATCTCGACATTTTTGGCTGGGCGCCGGAAGCCCGCCCGGGCCGTCCGGTGGGTGCGACTGACCAGGGCATCCGCGCCGTCTATGGCCTGCTGCGTCAGCGTTATCGCGGCTGA
- a CDS encoding YqaA family protein, translating into MTETTAAPAKLSLYDRLKLATKHRFAEPILAALCFLEAMIIPVFPEIMLAPMIIADRMRAWRLAAICTVSSVAGGLAGYAIGYFLFDSVGRAIIDFYGAANGFESLRQSFVDNGPLMILIGALSPIPYKVITITSGVAGLDLWTFVIYGIIGRGLRYFVPCGLFYFFGPAAGEFIEKHKKWAGIGMIVLVVVGFAMAPLLFPKSHGPATDAAVEQMTAVDSLVPNELIPGAPTSSEAPGQ; encoded by the coding sequence ATGACTGAGACCACCGCCGCTCCGGCAAAGCTGAGCCTCTACGATCGTCTGAAGCTCGCAACCAAACATCGCTTTGCCGAACCGATCCTGGCGGCGCTGTGTTTCCTCGAAGCAATGATCATCCCGGTCTTTCCAGAAATCATGCTGGCTCCGATGATCATTGCCGACCGCATGCGGGCCTGGCGGCTTGCGGCGATCTGCACCGTCTCGTCGGTGGCGGGTGGCCTCGCTGGCTACGCGATCGGCTATTTCCTGTTCGACAGCGTCGGACGGGCAATCATCGATTTCTACGGGGCGGCAAATGGCTTCGAGAGCCTGCGGCAGAGCTTCGTCGACAACGGTCCGTTGATGATCCTGATCGGCGCGCTCTCCCCTATCCCCTACAAGGTGATCACCATTACCTCGGGAGTCGCGGGCCTCGATCTCTGGACCTTCGTGATCTACGGGATCATCGGGCGTGGCCTGCGCTACTTCGTGCCGTGCGGCCTGTTCTACTTCTTCGGTCCGGCGGCGGGCGAATTCATCGAGAAGCACAAGAAGTGGGCCGGCATCGGCATGATCGTGCTGGTCGTCGTGGGCTTTGCCATGGCACCGCTGCTGTTCCCCAAGAGCCACGGACCGGCAACCGATGCGGCCGTCGAACAGATGACGGCCGTCGATAGCTTAGTGCCCAACGAACTGATCCCGGGCGCTCCCACCTCAAGCGAAGCCCCCGGCCAGTAG
- a CDS encoding 2-hydroxyacid dehydrogenase, with protein MLLLHLSDIDEASWARAFAQALAPYPVVRRGDDFDPADIRYIFVWKPKPDAFDGLDNLKAVLSLGAGVDALLKHPKLPDAPIVRFVDSDLSQRMSDYVVAHVTMHHRQFSRFRDDQDARRWSQFYPPAAGETTVGIMGMGVLGQDAAARLRPLGFDLRSWSRTAKSIEGVQGFTGQAEFDAFLAGTDILVNLLPLTPETTGILNLETFGKLRRDKLAGGPVIVNAARGGHQKEADIVAALRDGVLGAASLDVFEVEPLPADSPLWTQKNCYITPHIAAISNEQSGVAYFSRVLRDHEAGKALVNVVDRARGY; from the coding sequence ATGCTGTTGCTGCACCTGTCCGATATCGACGAAGCCAGCTGGGCCCGCGCCTTTGCCCAGGCCCTGGCACCTTACCCCGTCGTGCGGCGCGGCGATGACTTCGATCCGGCCGACATCCGTTACATCTTCGTGTGGAAGCCCAAGCCGGACGCTTTCGATGGCCTCGACAATCTCAAGGCAGTGCTGTCGCTGGGCGCCGGTGTCGATGCCCTGCTCAAGCATCCCAAGCTTCCGGATGCACCAATCGTGCGTTTCGTCGACAGCGACCTGAGCCAGCGCATGAGCGACTATGTAGTGGCGCATGTGACCATGCATCACCGGCAATTCAGCCGGTTCCGCGACGATCAGGACGCGCGGCGATGGAGCCAGTTCTATCCGCCGGCAGCTGGTGAAACCACGGTGGGGATCATGGGCATGGGCGTGCTGGGGCAAGATGCCGCCGCCCGCTTGAGGCCGCTGGGATTCGATCTCAGGAGCTGGAGCCGCACCGCCAAGTCGATCGAAGGTGTTCAGGGGTTCACCGGCCAGGCGGAGTTCGACGCCTTTCTGGCCGGCACGGACATCCTGGTGAACCTGTTGCCCCTGACACCGGAGACGACGGGTATCCTCAACCTCGAAACTTTCGGCAAACTGCGGCGGGATAAGCTCGCCGGCGGGCCGGTCATCGTCAATGCCGCCCGCGGTGGGCATCAGAAGGAGGCCGATATCGTCGCTGCCCTTCGCGACGGGGTTCTGGGTGCCGCGAGCCTCGATGTGTTCGAAGTCGAGCCGCTGCCTGCCGACAGCCCCCTATGGACGCAGAAGAACTGCTACATCACCCCGCACATCGCGGCGATTTCCAACGAACAGAGCGGTGTCGCCTATTTTTCGCGCGTCCTGAGGGATCACGAGGCGGGGAAGGCGCTGGTCAATGTCGTGGACCGCGCGCGCGGCTACTGA
- a CDS encoding c-type cytochrome, which yields MDSFELNKIIGAVLGTLLFVMGVGFLAEAIYHPIENRGPGYALPEPEVAAAGAAVEEAPAVPLAVLLTTASVDRGASAVRKCQSCHTFGEGEANKQGPNLYGIVGNAQAHLDNFAYSDIFVQHHEEGRTWTYEDLDAFLTNPKGYSPGTKMAFAGVRSPEERADILAYLQTLSASPVPFPAPEAAAAPAEGEAAPAAEGTAVEDAPAGEVAPTEVTAPASETTQAPAAVTDTPTTTQTETNVQGTPTTSGTAPAPAPATSPAAPAAPANQ from the coding sequence ATGGATTCGTTTGAGCTAAACAAGATCATCGGCGCCGTGCTCGGCACCCTGTTGTTCGTCATGGGTGTGGGCTTCCTGGCCGAAGCCATCTATCACCCGATCGAAAATCGCGGCCCAGGCTATGCGCTGCCGGAACCGGAAGTCGCTGCAGCCGGCGCTGCCGTTGAAGAAGCTCCGGCGGTTCCGCTGGCCGTGCTGCTGACGACTGCCAGCGTCGATCGCGGTGCATCCGCGGTCCGCAAGTGCCAGTCGTGCCACACCTTCGGCGAAGGCGAAGCCAACAAGCAGGGCCCGAACCTTTACGGCATCGTGGGCAATGCCCAGGCGCATCTCGACAACTTCGCCTATTCGGACATCTTCGTGCAGCACCACGAGGAAGGCCGGACCTGGACCTATGAAGACCTCGACGCCTTCCTGACCAATCCCAAGGGCTATTCGCCGGGCACCAAGATGGCCTTCGCCGGCGTGCGTTCGCCGGAAGAGCGCGCCGACATCCTGGCCTATCTGCAGACGCTTTCGGCCAGCCCCGTGCCGTTCCCCGCCCCTGAAGCTGCCGCGGCTCCCGCCGAAGGAGAAGCAGCACCCGCTGCCGAAGGCACTGCGGTGGAAGACGCACCCGCAGGCGAAGTCGCTCCGACCGAAGTGACCGCTCCGGCGTCGGAGACGACCCAGGCTCCGGCCGCCGTCACCGACACGCCGACCACGACGCAGACCGAGACCAATGTGCAGGGCACGCCGACCACCAGCGGCACCGCGCCCGCACCGGCCCCGGCGACGTCTCCGGCGGCCCCTGCCGCACCTGCCAACCAGTAA
- a CDS encoding prephenate dehydratase produces MTKKIAFQGEPGAFSHAASANVFPGEEFLGCVTFEETLNAVQTGKADFAVVPVENSLYGRITDIHHLLPESGLHIIGETYLRVEMTLLGVPGARLEDITAVQSLSVALGQCRKFISSRGLRTINAVDTAGSAREVAQKGEKSVAAIASRFAGEIYGLNVLAENIEDADHNTTRFLVLSPKEKLASNQGKVKTTFVFRVRNVPAALYKAMGGFATNGVNMTKLESYMVGGAFTATQFYADIEGHPDDVSVQHAFEELGFFTDYFRILGVYPAAD; encoded by the coding sequence ATGACCAAGAAAATCGCATTCCAGGGTGAGCCCGGTGCCTTCAGCCACGCGGCGTCGGCCAATGTCTTTCCCGGTGAGGAATTTCTGGGCTGCGTTACGTTCGAGGAGACCCTTAATGCCGTGCAGACCGGCAAGGCCGACTTCGCCGTCGTGCCAGTCGAGAATTCGCTCTACGGCCGCATAACCGACATTCACCACCTTCTGCCCGAAAGCGGCCTCCATATCATCGGCGAGACCTATCTTCGCGTTGAGATGACGCTGCTCGGCGTGCCCGGAGCGCGCCTTGAGGACATCACGGCGGTCCAGTCGCTCTCCGTCGCATTGGGCCAATGCCGCAAGTTCATTTCGAGCCGCGGTCTGCGCACCATCAATGCGGTCGACACCGCCGGCTCGGCGCGCGAAGTGGCGCAGAAGGGCGAAAAGTCCGTGGCAGCAATTGCCTCGCGCTTCGCGGGCGAAATCTACGGCCTCAACGTCCTCGCCGAAAACATCGAGGACGCCGACCACAATACCACGCGCTTCCTGGTTCTTTCGCCCAAGGAAAAGCTGGCCTCCAACCAGGGCAAGGTGAAGACCACCTTCGTCTTCCGCGTGCGCAACGTGCCGGCGGCGCTCTACAAGGCCATGGGCGGCTTCGCCACCAATGGCGTCAACATGACCAAGCTCGAGAGCTACATGGTCGGCGGCGCCTTCACGGCCACGCAGTTCTATGCGGACATAGAAGGTCACCCCGACGACGTCAGCGTCCAGCATGCCTTTGAAGAGCTCGGCTTTTTCACCGATTACTTCCGCATCCTCGGCGTCTATCCCGCGGCGGACTGA
- the treY gene encoding malto-oligosyltrehalose synthase has translation MINPIPSATYRIQFREGVTFERIEKQLRYIKELGISHLYLSPIFRAPAGSTHGYDVLGPTVVDPSLGGIEGFERLAQSAHTTGLGLILDIVPNHTAFVLENQWLADVLRHGQASEYAPYFDIDWSRGPLVLPFLPEPIGQMISLGQLQARSGYLEFGETRVPLSATGPQAAQSSQDLEDLLRAQHWRLRHWETERDGITHRRFFNVTSLIGMRVEDPDVFAATHKLILKLVRQGLVDGLRVDHIDGLSDPKGYLERLSPALPDTPIWVEKILVGQETLDPAWKTVGTTGYEAARLIARLLTDRDGIARIDTHWRNYTGLGENFREALTTAKRDILQFDLSAELHQLVNLADAALADDGSVEAGPEALREAICELLICMPRYRTYVDAKGASGEDKSLIDAIVDQAASRLRSSRVVRRLGEHIKQPVTDSDMRFAIRLQQVSGALLAKAQEDTAGFRWSRYLAANEVGAEPDEPTVSDAEANAFLASRRASEMTLTSTHDTKRSEDSRMRLVAISHHADAFDRLVRDADRLAPAELSPRWRWYIVQSVLALWGEDPHTLADRLHQHNQKALREAKLESFWTKPDEQIESAADRFTDALLSEWRDRTPGELSAIIETANALSLAQVALKCLLPGFPDIYRGGEGAFFALTDPDNRLAVDWDVLAKLAAGAEGFARHKAALTRLLLALRRDEADFFDKALSHVQQDHGLTLRRALNGRALQLTFGKETEGHALWRSGAGRSALAIAWA, from the coding sequence ATGATCAATCCCATCCCCTCGGCGACCTATCGCATCCAGTTTCGCGAAGGGGTAACCTTTGAACGGATCGAAAAGCAGCTCCGCTACATCAAAGAGTTGGGCATTTCGCACCTTTACCTGTCGCCGATCTTTCGTGCTCCGGCAGGATCGACGCACGGCTATGACGTGCTCGGCCCCACGGTGGTGGACCCATCCCTGGGAGGGATCGAGGGTTTCGAGCGGTTGGCGCAGTCCGCCCATACGACCGGGCTCGGGCTCATTCTCGACATCGTCCCCAACCACACTGCCTTCGTGCTGGAAAACCAGTGGCTCGCGGATGTCCTGCGGCATGGGCAGGCGAGCGAGTATGCCCCCTACTTCGATATAGATTGGTCAAGGGGGCCACTGGTTCTGCCGTTCCTGCCCGAACCGATTGGGCAGATGATTTCCCTCGGCCAACTGCAAGCGCGGAGCGGCTATCTGGAATTTGGCGAGACACGGGTACCGCTATCGGCGACGGGACCGCAGGCTGCGCAGTCTTCCCAAGACCTCGAGGACCTCTTGCGTGCGCAGCATTGGCGGCTCCGGCATTGGGAGACGGAACGCGACGGCATCACGCATCGACGGTTCTTCAATGTCACCTCGCTGATCGGCATGAGGGTGGAAGACCCGGATGTGTTCGCCGCCACCCACAAACTTATCCTCAAGCTTGTGCGACAGGGATTGGTCGACGGATTGCGGGTCGACCACATCGATGGGCTGTCCGATCCCAAAGGCTACCTCGAGAGGCTGAGTCCCGCCCTGCCTGACACGCCGATCTGGGTAGAAAAAATCCTGGTCGGTCAGGAAACACTCGACCCGGCGTGGAAAACCGTGGGCACGACGGGCTATGAGGCGGCGCGTCTCATAGCGCGGCTTCTGACCGACCGGGACGGGATTGCGCGGATAGACACGCATTGGCGCAATTATACCGGGCTTGGCGAGAATTTCCGCGAGGCCCTCACCACGGCCAAGCGCGATATTCTCCAGTTCGACCTTTCTGCCGAGCTCCACCAGCTGGTGAACCTGGCTGATGCAGCGCTTGCCGACGACGGTAGCGTCGAGGCCGGCCCGGAGGCACTGCGCGAAGCAATCTGCGAGCTGCTGATCTGCATGCCGCGCTACCGGACCTATGTAGACGCCAAAGGTGCTTCGGGGGAGGACAAATCCCTGATCGACGCGATCGTCGATCAGGCCGCGTCACGGTTGCGATCATCGCGGGTCGTTCGGAGATTGGGCGAACACATCAAGCAGCCGGTTACCGATAGCGACATGCGGTTCGCTATCCGCCTGCAGCAGGTTTCGGGCGCGCTGCTCGCCAAGGCGCAGGAAGACACGGCAGGGTTTCGCTGGTCGCGCTATCTTGCCGCAAACGAAGTGGGCGCCGAACCCGACGAGCCCACGGTGTCCGACGCCGAGGCAAACGCATTTCTGGCCAGTCGCCGCGCGAGCGAAATGACGCTGACCTCGACGCACGATACCAAGCGTTCGGAAGACAGTCGCATGCGCCTTGTCGCCATCAGCCATCATGCCGATGCGTTCGACAGGTTGGTGCGGGATGCGGATCGGTTGGCGCCAGCAGAACTCTCGCCGCGATGGCGCTGGTACATCGTGCAGTCGGTGCTCGCCCTCTGGGGGGAGGACCCGCACACGCTGGCGGACCGGTTGCACCAACACAACCAGAAGGCACTGCGCGAAGCCAAGCTCGAAAGCTTCTGGACCAAGCCCGACGAACAGATCGAGAGTGCGGCGGACCGCTTCACCGATGCCCTTCTGTCCGAGTGGCGAGACCGCACGCCCGGAGAACTGAGCGCGATCATCGAGACGGCGAACGCCCTGTCCCTGGCACAAGTCGCGCTCAAATGCCTGCTACCCGGTTTTCCGGATATCTATCGTGGCGGCGAGGGAGCCTTCTTTGCGCTGACTGATCCAGACAATCGCCTGGCTGTCGACTGGGATGTTCTAGCGAAATTGGCAGCCGGCGCCGAGGGCTTTGCCAGGCACAAGGCCGCGCTGACCCGCCTTCTGCTTGCCCTGCGCAGGGATGAGGCCGACTTCTTTGACAAGGCCCTGTCGCATGTACAACAGGACCATGGTCTGACGCTGCGCCGTGCACTGAACGGCCGCGCGCTGCAGCTTACCTTCGGCAAGGAAACCGAAGGCCACGCCCTCTGGAGGAGCGGTGCGGGCCGAAGCGCCCTCGCCATCGCGTGGGCCTAG
- the dapD gene encoding 2,3,4,5-tetrahydropyridine-2,6-dicarboxylate N-succinyltransferase: MSHAQLAQIIDTAFENRAEINFGTQGEVRDAVNEALNLLDSGQARVAEKVDGKWQVNQWLKRAVLLSFRLNDNVPMSGGPQQSTWWDKVPTKFEGWSENTWRTAGFRAVPGSIVRKSAFVGKGAILMPSFVNLGAYVDEGTMVDTWVTVGSCAQIGKNVHLSGGVGIGGVLEPLQAGPTIIEDNCFIGARSEIVEGVVVGEGSVVSMGVFIGASTKVVNRQTGEIHMGYVPPYSVVVSGSLPGKPLPDGSPGPNLYCAVIVKTVDAQTRSKTGINDLLRD; encoded by the coding sequence ATGTCGCACGCCCAACTCGCTCAGATCATCGACACCGCCTTCGAGAACCGCGCCGAGATCAACTTCGGCACGCAGGGCGAGGTGCGCGATGCCGTCAACGAGGCCCTGAACCTGCTTGATAGCGGTCAGGCCCGTGTGGCCGAGAAGGTGGATGGCAAGTGGCAGGTCAACCAGTGGCTCAAGCGCGCGGTGCTGCTCTCGTTCCGCCTCAACGATAACGTGCCGATGTCGGGTGGCCCGCAGCAGTCGACCTGGTGGGACAAGGTCCCCACCAAGTTCGAGGGCTGGAGCGAGAACACCTGGCGCACCGCTGGTTTCCGCGCCGTGCCCGGATCCATCGTCCGCAAGTCTGCCTTTGTCGGCAAGGGCGCCATCCTGATGCCGAGTTTCGTCAATCTGGGCGCCTATGTCGATGAAGGCACCATGGTCGACACCTGGGTGACGGTCGGCTCATGCGCCCAAATCGGCAAAAACGTTCACCTGTCCGGCGGCGTAGGCATTGGTGGCGTGCTTGAGCCCCTGCAGGCGGGCCCCACCATCATCGAAGACAACTGCTTCATCGGTGCACGTTCGGAAATCGTCGAAGGCGTGGTCGTGGGCGAGGGCTCGGTCGTGTCCATGGGCGTCTTCATCGGTGCCTCCACCAAGGTGGTGAACCGCCAGACCGGCGAGATCCACATGGGCTATGTGCCGCCCTATTCCGTCGTGGTTTCGGGCAGCCTGCCCGGCAAGCCGCTGCCCGATGGCAGCCCCGGCCCGAACCTCTATTGCGCCGTCATCGTCAAGACAGTCGATGCCCAGACGCGGTCCAAGACCGGCATCAACGATTTGTTGCGCGACTAG
- the dapE gene encoding succinyl-diaminopimelate desuccinylase yields the protein MAIDPVDLLGRLISCPSVTPEEAGALDLLQAELEAIGFSVTRLPFDGDGSYPVDNLFATRGQGGRRLLFAGHTDVVPPGDTVHWTSDPFVPRIADGRIYGRGAADMKSGIAAFVAACAAIPPEAGTIQLAITNDEEADAVNGTEKLVRWMANNDHGFDFAIVGEPSSTETLGDSIKIGRRGSFSGKITVTGTQGHVAYPHKANNPLPVLAAVATALSTEKLDDGTAHFPASNLELTTIDVANPVSNVIPMSGTLRFNIRYNDLWTPESLADWVRDRLASVDARGTEIDFEVSGVPSRSFLSPLGSDIDTLSAVLAERTGKVPEYSTGGGTSDARFIAQYGPVVECGLVGPSMHKADEHIAIADLTGLTEIYASFIRRFFTESRA from the coding sequence ATGGCAATCGACCCTGTCGATCTTCTCGGGCGCCTGATTTCCTGCCCTTCGGTGACGCCCGAAGAAGCCGGTGCGCTCGACCTGCTGCAGGCCGAACTCGAGGCGATCGGCTTTTCGGTGACGCGCCTGCCCTTCGACGGCGACGGATCATATCCGGTCGACAATCTTTTTGCGACGCGCGGGCAGGGCGGTCGCCGTCTGCTTTTTGCCGGGCATACCGATGTGGTTCCGCCCGGCGATACCGTTCACTGGACGTCCGATCCGTTCGTGCCGCGCATTGCCGACGGGCGCATATATGGTCGCGGCGCTGCCGACATGAAATCCGGCATCGCCGCCTTCGTGGCGGCCTGTGCCGCCATTCCGCCCGAAGCCGGTACCATCCAGCTCGCCATCACCAATGACGAGGAAGCCGATGCCGTTAACGGCACGGAAAAGCTGGTGCGCTGGATGGCGAACAACGACCACGGCTTCGATTTCGCCATCGTCGGCGAACCCAGCTCCACCGAAACGCTGGGCGACAGCATCAAGATCGGCCGACGCGGCTCGTTCTCGGGCAAGATCACGGTAACGGGTACGCAAGGCCATGTCGCCTATCCACACAAGGCCAACAACCCGCTGCCCGTTCTGGCGGCGGTTGCCACGGCCCTGTCGACTGAGAAACTAGACGACGGGACGGCGCATTTTCCGGCCAGCAATCTGGAACTGACCACTATTGACGTCGCAAATCCAGTGTCCAACGTCATCCCCATGAGCGGCACGTTGCGTTTCAACATCCGCTACAATGACCTCTGGACGCCAGAGTCCCTGGCCGACTGGGTACGGGATCGACTGGCCTCGGTTGACGCGAGGGGCACAGAGATCGACTTCGAAGTATCCGGCGTTCCCTCGCGCTCGTTCCTTTCGCCGCTGGGCAGCGACATCGACACGCTTTCGGCCGTCCTCGCTGAACGCACCGGCAAGGTGCCGGAATATTCCACCGGCGGCGGCACATCCGATGCCCGCTTCATCGCCCAATACGGACCGGTAGTGGAGTGCGGTCTCGTCGGCCCATCCATGCACAAGGCCGATGAGCACATTGCCATTGCCGACCTTACGGGCCTGACCGAAATCTATGCTAGCTTCATCCGCCGCTTTTTCACGGAAAGCCGCGCATGA
- the truA gene encoding tRNA pseudouridine(38-40) synthase TruA, giving the protein MARFKLIIEYDGTPFCGWQRQADRMSVQQALEEAIERFSGETVTTQAAGRTDAGVHALGQVAHFDLSKDWDPFRVREALNYHLRPHPVVVIDCQGVGHDFEARFSATARHYEYRILNRRAPAAIERNQVWHVPMPLDPTRMHKAAQLILGHHDFSTFRSSECQANSPIRTLDAFDVSGDGEVISITASARSFLHHQVRSMVGSLKLVGDGKWSPADFRAALDAADRRRCGPMAPSSGLYLTGVDYDAAGSGPRA; this is encoded by the coding sequence ATGGCGCGCTTCAAGCTCATAATAGAATATGACGGCACGCCGTTCTGCGGCTGGCAACGCCAGGCTGACAGGATGAGCGTCCAGCAGGCGCTGGAAGAGGCGATCGAGCGGTTCTCGGGCGAAACCGTGACCACGCAGGCCGCGGGAAGGACCGACGCCGGTGTGCATGCACTCGGCCAGGTCGCGCATTTCGATTTATCGAAGGATTGGGATCCGTTCCGCGTTCGCGAGGCGCTCAATTACCACCTCAGGCCGCATCCGGTCGTGGTCATCGATTGCCAGGGTGTCGGACACGATTTCGAAGCACGGTTCTCTGCGACGGCGCGGCACTACGAGTACCGCATCCTCAACCGCAGAGCGCCAGCAGCGATCGAGCGCAACCAGGTCTGGCATGTGCCCATGCCGCTCGACCCGACGCGCATGCACAAGGCCGCGCAGCTGATCCTGGGACACCACGATTTCTCGACTTTTCGCTCATCGGAATGCCAGGCCAATTCGCCGATCCGCACGCTGGACGCTTTCGATGTGTCCGGCGACGGCGAGGTGATTTCCATTACCGCCAGCGCGCGCAGCTTCCTCCACCACCAGGTCCGGTCGATGGTCGGCTCACTCAAGCTGGTGGGCGACGGAAAATGGAGCCCGGCCGATTTCCGCGCCGCTCTCGATGCCGCCGATCGCCGGCGTTGCGGCCCGATGGCGCCGTCGAGCGGCCTTTACCTGACCGGCGTCGACTATGATGCCGCGGGCAGTGGCCCAAGGGCCTGA
- the fmt gene encoding methionyl-tRNA formyltransferase: MRVVFMGTPDFSVPTLTEIVSAGHEVVAVYTRAPKPAGRGQAERKSPVHETAEAFGIPVFTPRSLKGETEQAQFASLGAEVAVVVAYGLILPKAVLDAPEYGCLNLHGSLLPRWRGAAPIQRAIMAGDSQTGIVVMQMDEGLDTGAMGPTEIIPIAPDMTAGELHDQMMRVGADLMGRALAALERGSLDFTPQPNSGETYAAKIDKAEARIDFAKSSEEVHNLVRGLSPFPGAWFEMELGGKTVRIKALRSSIAEGIGQPGALLGDNLVIACGNGAIRLTQVQREGKGMMDAATFLRGAGPLPAKVS, encoded by the coding sequence ATGCGCGTCGTCTTCATGGGAACGCCGGATTTTTCCGTTCCGACCCTGACCGAGATCGTTTCGGCGGGACACGAGGTCGTAGCGGTCTATACCCGCGCACCCAAGCCGGCCGGACGCGGCCAGGCCGAGCGCAAGTCGCCCGTGCATGAAACGGCCGAGGCCTTCGGCATTCCCGTGTTCACGCCGCGCTCGCTCAAGGGCGAGACGGAACAGGCGCAGTTTGCGTCCCTCGGCGCCGAAGTGGCCGTGGTCGTTGCCTACGGGTTGATCCTGCCCAAGGCGGTTCTCGATGCGCCGGAATACGGATGTCTCAATCTTCACGGCTCGCTGCTACCGCGCTGGCGCGGCGCCGCGCCCATTCAACGGGCGATCATGGCTGGCGACTCCCAGACCGGCATCGTCGTCATGCAGATGGATGAGGGCCTCGATACCGGCGCGATGGGCCCTACCGAAATCATCCCGATTGCACCCGACATGACGGCCGGCGAACTGCATGACCAGATGATGCGCGTTGGTGCCGATCTGATGGGTCGGGCCCTCGCGGCGCTCGAACGCGGCAGCCTCGATTTTACTCCGCAGCCCAACAGCGGCGAAACCTATGCCGCCAAAATCGACAAGGCAGAGGCCAGGATCGATTTCGCCAAATCTTCGGAAGAGGTGCACAATCTTGTTCGCGGTCTTTCGCCATTTCCGGGCGCCTGGTTCGAAATGGAACTCGGCGGCAAGACCGTGCGCATCAAGGCGCTCCGGTCGAGCATTGCGGAGGGCATCGGCCAGCCCGGCGCATTGCTCGGCGACAATCTGGTGATCGCCTGCGGCAACGGTGCCATCCGGCTTACCCAGGTGCAGCGCGAAGGCAAGGGTATGATGGATGCCGCAACCTTCCTGCGGGGCGCGGGCCCTCTGCCAGCCAAAGTCAGCTAA